The Pochonia chlamydosporia 170 chromosome 1, whole genome shotgun sequence genome window below encodes:
- a CDS encoding insecticidal toxin complex protein (similar to Cordyceps militaris CM01 XP_006666464.1), with translation MTFTQVALLTLLPTAPRDPALFQADIKDLKIEAYDLTVKNNKDGDPNPVGECHGLLGAQGEPITGPIDIIPRQTNPPSPPKLKTAILQHFKIQLPAPVIRPLSVATAVIVLNVDPSHSEFDSLDLRLVITRNGNSIGKSPPLEFNVPVRSIQEPLPTEPSTWIGLDYDSQNETDPVYRAGYVFVPPIPKIVSNRPNLKLGQDGITPNFNSLVDLVNEVLADDHTSTDPDPNTSLQTRKTPLDAPQCLQIARELIYDRAVYPLPGPKNKSLEDMYSNPNVASSDDQDRKQFEADINAYYSQHDAEATQLSNFVFAAASAIECEKSSIALSSASISFQIVSQPNQQPPFVSKAVIVKGVTSGTNPDSHLSPTFGIPAAFFYALGFSLPSQLNTQDRLTSAYIASEAANLKKLQAAVDGGIINKAESAKTSTDTLLKNLNIQQAARRIDALGPAPASLTTLQLNDDVSSLITDWLNYNGDSSNISAFWKAESTSQAAQYLHLVMSCIIAEKTALEKEITTALTISTVIQLAAVKDDAWRAFWMPAKSSPADTTPDDRAALLPNYTIPGSVKQRTEAFIRFLKTLFSVGEATHGADPPTTGDIQVLGRPAQDILQLFFNALPSFTFAAAIDDGAITTALDSLQVDDKLKAWAKQAIKTIGFLFTITTFQNTDKQTAPQQFSLIESLFARGFITPNRIAVLTKSQFHTALSGTVAYYPTSSGALISDLIYAIAYPLSTNVPSLGPEADDGFSPINPGNLVDCIPPKYLSPFSLNMYLKLLLLLMVTTKSTDQSVATVLQTRRGALNSLEVSPRNADVAVPLIDLANESLEALVEQVAAGTITGAAIFNTESPDITELGFPSLDMPFKLEEILSALPQHSSPHLPNPPTKAYDILKLDFSSPLLPYDQELDINRTYLNFLRTSRFEVMRTFRANITSFALDASKEPTDFRKTLWRYPVRPDIALEYLMISSVEKEYLFTRRLDASNIPGLYGYSSGDEGWLIDLSSLPNFLKRTGLSYCEFYEFWKTGFSDIQRSVPSLEALSFGQREQATAALWKIAVFIRLWRKVEGHYGGGKVSLKAFAAICQTLGLFTNDDINPDFTYQLASFFMLCDRFCLPMCVVERPASSSETAVQDLNYYLPVLGIWTDNLPDEGAPHAAIRLFLKGIECFAMSKYSCCARGAEFCKILSENLSDLSILFGFTRDIAWNAKPACTLRFAEILAKIYASPFSVGELIFLFTTNTQLEGDDPFPWTEPDESRVDPLNVPEDDRRYGLWSLRRELLHIHPEDTETECWSWERIVRTLRDDFDFKDHDALTKLAEHFFPHALHYSVPSHKRRFSTTLRSEDTSPHMWDSPPCQPFHYNDATSELWTEIPLTDEDVLRKLAHIRQLRDQSQDGGKSETKAIKELYFQPRAMLSPFAAILGELSEAIKRLVEESREEERFKFFQCQFAIFYKRCQVLAAHLAAHGSTYADSKCCGREEAFECERSKKLAWDIIKRLIADENLPGQTPWENDSGVSPGLDTFTWEPKLSGGAFAALLGLTGTGLVGDFQVAAAHSTWQEIRGPMSAFGCVLNRENVPVPMVIPNLLVQPTVEEQQVVHFRNGFVFDDITAENLGGAQSFKVKWQGLLLIENDGCYNFCVDRPRFDRKHGENKHHHRECDDHCDSAKWSVKLRRGQKHWTILGHGEPDHGHERDRLHDSVSLLHGAYEIEIHFEQPKAKWEEDERPDHIHTGFGVKYSGPDTEDCSIFIPAQNLYIKSKDGPLDIPREEQGGSAEDFVRKRYFSTIRDIRRTYQRAFKAFLFAHRFCLSTEPCGCCRSTSELDYMLDHEANFSGAAYYPGSSSSETLTTTTSSGQYLTHLANFDFNFLPVNDAYYPPDRNRDNRAGPSPQRSSAMFDWWERTYDYRCLSQEIERLKICYGPLWRLFFESSTQVATDTASLVRYLGVDLGLSSLTLTYFENKPVKSADLQDERWPIRIYHAWNVITTLKQVLSSKATHAALPDLWASNSPSTTLNHGDPAPQRTGNQNLIYVVTKSLLPDQETPRFESLKSLNDCLRLRAYNALVAYLCGLGRMSMNFLTTNSEESAPIAQDSSDLSALLLQDLDVGVCQTGTRIGEAISSIQKLVQRIKLGLEPQITLSNTFTKSWGANFGSYNLFQAYAKRVMYRENWIQWEELDAASQSDAAKFLKQSFSVRGLSVPNPSPPFVGAGNSLLPRTHGLDSTQSMVLARLGTSTNLEDEGISLMGTPYRSSQPTLLSSLASQPDSHTPGSSEDPGNGGGGTDVPRLMSLLPVSEDQPSIPLWFQAAVRLGTSFIRIAAAGLPPGMWHSWDEDDNSVSPVLCHCGKSHAPAVDEYYFWLEKGQYFDSADAVNDGTIGVVPPDPTTDWERPEKLPPLLHWQKHSQVYLHWTRVHYGEFSPPRRSTDSVPSNDGGDALSLTFSGRQLDSLLFNLFGGTTKGFRYDMATDSAVATPQVVPDTFPSTSGPAGLGAYPSFAYFSPGSPIFPVSTFGSALAISGSLRSQCKFDEALAWCKSVFDPLQRENTWAQCRREASVRMSMERFSSHNATELAENPRGGASIDKTCCPTSPVQVGIARGRAAVMEYIRILLQWGAKLHCLNTVESCKQALVVLDEAVRLLGSKPASINAKVSDSGILTTISTFVPASAPINPVLLELYEQVYDRRGLIYRCLGAQRLKQRSNPFNCSVNESIHEIDTCSCGIGQGPCCLPYKFTYLLAKSYELTSTVKALGQGLLMALEKGDSEYLSSLRQSQERQLNELTLSNKQNSYRESDWQVQALDQQLQGAQTRLRYNQQLIQNGLNEGENAFLSGTTVAMQSRTAGNISEGIGQGMSFIPDFTMGGAGFGGSPVAISKLPLGSKLAQVFQAAARIMNVIGDISNTNATIGSMTGGWNRRADDWQHQVDVITIELQQIKRQQLAAERRRDIALRDLNNHQLQIENSAEIDAFLADKFSKHDLYLFLQQETASLYRRTFGLAWQTVQEARESLKRERRDLVPQVNAALPAEIGPSGWNTLREGLMAGEKLDTGLRTLERMYMRETGCREYELGKFVSLRLSFPLAFLQLKMLGWCEFEIPEWMLDLDYPGHYLRRIKNVSVTIPCVVGPYVNVNCRLQLLGSSTRLEPTLSSVPNCCCKSSRKCIVPLEKRDPCSSNSWSPHCSKPSVSETCISAYEHNDSLSRDFLATEAIATSSGQNDSGVFELSFRDDKVRAPFEYAGVAASRWRVELPPRNNSFDLASLTDFVLHLNYTAKEGGPVLREVAERAAWMRLPGDGVRFIDVRSEFPTTWYSAFEEPHHEKKQRPGKKSDCREEKRHCGRRKDHCRRLPLQLSRRSFPFLTGKRDVIVTGVQLFIDATQPCKLGAHFPVEFMPRGGCPDDGKVFECRSSEHTPGFFHGELKNVRLGPLCGDQTEDLATLEFPEILGEACIRDVYFLCSYEAVDRECC, from the exons ATGACGTTCACTCAGGTTGCATTGTTGACCCTTCTCCCAACTGCGCCTCGCGACCCAGCCCTCTTTCAAGCAGACATCAAAGACTTGAAAATAGAGGCATATGATCTCACAGTCAAAAATAACAAAGATGGAGACCCCAATCCTGTTGGAGAGTGCCATGGCCTACTTGGCGCACAAGGCGAGCCCATTACAGGACCGATTGATATCATTCCTCGACAAACTAATcctccttcaccaccaaaactCAAGACTGCAATACTTCAGCACTTCAAAATTCAGTTGCCAGCGCCTGTTATTCGTCCATTATCCGTGGCTACTGCAGTCATTGTACTGAATGTCGACCCAAGCCATTCAGAGTTCGACTCACTCGATTTAAGACTTGTAATAACAAGGAATGGAAACTCGATTGGCAAAAGCCCGCCTCTTGAATTCAACGTCCCAGTCAGAAGTATTCAAGAGCCGTTGCCAACAGAGCCTTCCACTTGGATCGGGCTCGACTATGATTCCCAAAACGAGACCGACCCGGTATACCGCGCTGGATATGTCTTTGTTCCACCAATTCCTAAAATCGTGTCTAATAGACCGAATCTGAAACTCGGACAAGATGGAATCACACCGAATTTCAACAGTCTCGTAGACCTGGTCAATGAAGTACTGGCAGACGACCATACCAGTACTGATCCAGATCCAAACACATCATTACAGACTCGCAAAACGCCTCTAGACGCACCGCAATGCTTACAAATTGCCAGAGAGCTCATCTATGATCGGGCTGTATATCCACTTCCAGGGCCAAAGAACAAGTCTCTCGAAGACATGTATAGTAATCCCAATGTGGCCAGCTCAGACGACCAGGACAGGAAACAGTTTGAGGCCGACATCAATGCCTATTATTCACAACATGACGCTGAGGCAACTCAACTTAGCAATTTCGTATTCGCGGCTGCCAGTGCCATTGAATGCGAAAAGTCTAGTATAGCTCTGTCATCCGCCAGCATCTCCTTTCAGATAGTATCGCAGCCAAATCAGCAGCCACCCTTCGTCAGCAAAGCAGTTATTGTCAAGGGCGTCACCAGTGGGACAAACCCAGACAGCCATCTCTCGCCTACTTTTGGCATACCTGCAGCCTTCTTTTACGCCCTTGGTTTCAGTCTACCAAGTCAGTTGAATACTCAAGATCGTCTTACTAGCGCTTATATCGCTTCGGAGGCTGCAAATTTGAAGAAACTTCAAGCCGCCGTGGACGGAGGCATTATCAATAAAGCAGAGTCTGCTAAAACATCCACAGACACCTTATTGAAGAACTTGAATATACAACAAGCTGCGAGGCGTATTGACGCACTAGGACCAGCGCCGGCATCCCTCACGACACTCCAGCTAAATGACGATGTGTCCTCGTTGATAACTGACTGGTTAAATTACAATGGCGACTCATCCAATATCAGTGCATTTTGGAAAGCAGAAAGCACCTCGCAGGCTGCGCAGTATCTCCACCTAGTGATGAGTTGTATCATCGCAGAGAAAACTGCATTGGAAAAGGAAATCACAACAGCTCTCACAATCTCAACTGTGATTCAGTTGGCTGCAGTTAAGGATGACGCTTGGAGAGCATTTTGGATGCCCGCAAAGTCGTCACCAGCAGACACTACGCCCGACGATCGGGCAGCTCTTTTGCCAAATTACACTATCCCAGGCTCTGTTAAACAAAGAACAGAGGCCTTCATTCGTTTTCTAAAGACTCTTTTCAGTGTGGGTGAGGCTACGCACGGCGCTGATCCTCCAACTACGGGAGATATTCAAGTGCTTGGCCGGCCAGCACAAGATATTCTCCAACTATTCTTTAATGCTTTACCCAGTTTTACTTTTGCGGCTGCCATCGATGATGGTGCAATCACCACAGCTCTCGACTCTCTTCAGGTGGatgacaagctcaaggcttggGCAAAGCAGGCAATCAAGACAATCGGCTTTCTCTTTACAATTACCACATTCCAGAACACCGACAAACAGACAGCGCCACAGCAGTTTTCCCTGATTGAAAGTCTGTTTGCGCGTGGGTTTATAACCCCCAATCGCATCGCCGTGTTGACAAAGTCCCAGTTTCACACAGCTTTGTCCGGAACTGTGGCTTATTATCCCACATCATCGGGTGCTCTCATCTCAGATCTTATTTACGCCATTGCATATCCTCTGTCGACCAATGTTCCAAGCTTGGGACCCGAGGCAGACGATGGCTTCAGTCCAATCAATCCCGGGAATCTGGTGGACTGTATTCCACCCAAGTATCTCTCTCCATTCAGTCTCAATATGTATCTTAAGCTTCTCCTACTTCTCATGGTGACTACAAAGTCAACAGATCAGTCCGTTGCGACGGTACTTCAGACTCGCCGAGGCGCCTTGAACTCTCTGGAAGTGTCACCTCGCAATGCAGACGTGGCCGTTCCGCTTATTGACCTTGCCAACGAGAGTTTGGAGGCACTTGTTGAACAAGTCGCCGCAGGCACAATAACAGGAGCAGCAATATTCAACACAGAATCTCCAGATATCACGGAATTAGGTTTTCCTTCGTTGGACATGCCATTCAAACTTGAAGAGATTCTCTCTGCTTTGCCCCAACACTCAAGCCCCCATCTTCCCAACCCTCCTACAAAAGCCTACGACATTCTGAAACTAGACTTTTCATCGCCGCTTCTACCATATGATCAGGAATTGGATATTAATCGCACATATCTTAATTTCTTGCGAACGTCTAGGTTCGAGGTAATGAGGACATTCCGTGCAAACATCACCTCCTTTGCtcttgatgcctccaaaGAGCCAACTGATTTCCGGAAAACGCTCTGGCGATATCCTGTGCGTCCAGATATTGCTCTTGAGTACTTGATGATATCAAGTGTTGAAAAAGAGTATCTATTTACTCGTCGCCTAGACGCATCAAACATTCCCGGTCTCTATGGTTACTCATCTGGTGATGAAGGCTGGCTTATCGATCTATCTTCGTTGCCTAACTTTCTCAAAAGAACAGGACTGTCCTACTGTGAGTTCTACGAGTTTTGGAAAACAGGTTTTAGCGATATTCAGCGCTCTGTGCCAAGTCTTGAAGC ACTCAGTTTTGGTCAGCGGGAGCAGGCGACCGCAGCTTTATGGAAGATTGCAGTCTTCATACGACTCTGGCGCAAGGTAGAAGGTCACTACGGTGGCGGCAAGGTGTCACTCAAAGCATTTGCAGCTATTTGTCAAACGCTTGGGCTTTTCACAAATGACGACATTAACCCAGACTTTACCTATCAGCTCGCATCATTTTTCATGCTTTGCGACAGGTTTTGTTTGCCGATGTGTGTTGTGGAACGCCCGGCATCATCGAGTGAAACAGCAGTTCAGGATCTCAACTATTATCTTCCAGTGCTGGGCATTTGGACAGACAATTTACCGGATGAGGGAGCTCCACATGCAGCCATTCGTCTATTCCTAAAGGGAATTGAGTGTTTTGCTATGTCAAAGTACAGTTGTTGCGCACGTGGCGCTGAGTTCTGTAAAATCCTGTCAGAGAATCTCTCGGATTTGAGTATTCTATTCGGCTTCACTCGCGACATTGCCTGGAACGCCAAACCAGCATGTACACTGCGGTTTGCCGAAATTCTGGCCAAAATATACGCCTCACCATTCAGTGTGGGCGAGTTGATCTTCCTCTTCACGACGAACACTCAGCTTGAAGGGGACGACCCGTTTCCCTGGACCGAGCCTGATGAGTCAAGAGTCGATCCTCTGAACGTTCCTGAGGATGACAGAAGATACGGACTATGGTCTTTGAGGCGCGAGCTTCTTCACATTCATCCTGAGGATACAGAGACTGAATGTTGGTCATGGGAAAGAATTGTCAGGACCCTTCGTGACGACTTTGACTTCAAAGATCACGATGCCCTCACAAAGCTTGCGGAGCATTTCTTCCCGCATGCTTTACACTATTCAGTGCCATCACATAAGAGAAGATTTTCAACTACACTGAGATCGGAAGACACAAGTCCACATATGTGGGATTCTCCGCCTTGTCAGCCATTCCACTATAACGATGCAACGTCCGAGTTGTGGACCGAGATACCCCTGACAGATGAAGATGTTCTAAGGAAGCTGGCACACATCCGCCAGCTTCGGGATCAATCCCAAGATGGTGGCAAATCAGAAACTAAGGCTATAAAGGAACTCTACTTCCAGCCAAGAGCAATGCTTTCGCCTTTTGCAGCCATTCTTGGGGAGCTTTCTGAGGCCATCAAGCGTTTGGTTGAAGAATCACGCGAAGAAGAGAGATTCAAATTCTTCCAGTGCCAATTTGCCATATTTTACAAGAGATGTCAAGTACTAGCAGCTCATCTTGCTGCTCATGGTAGTACATATGCAGATTCTAAATGCtgtggaagagaagaagcattCGAATGCGAACGCTCGAAGAAACTGGCCTGGGATATCATCAAGCGTCTAATTGCGGATGAGAACTTGCCCGGACAGACTCCCTGGGAGAATGACTCAGGAGTCTCTCCGGGTTTAGACACGTTCACATGGGAACCAAAGCTTTCCGGCGGTGCCTTTGCAGCACTCCTGGGCCTGACAGGAACTGGCTTAGTAGGAGACTTCCAAGTCGCGGCAGCACATAGCACATGGCAAGAGATCAGAGGACCAATGTCCGCATTTGGCTGTGTGCTGAACAGGGAGAATGTTCCTGTGCCAATGGTCATTCCGAATTTGTTAGTTCAACCAACAGTCGAGGAACAGCAAGTTGTGCACTTCCGCAACGGTTTCGTATTTGACGACATCACAGCGGAGAACCTTGGTGGAGCACAATCGTTCAAAGTGAAGTGGCAAGGGCTCCTTCTCATCGAAAACGATGGCTGTTACAACTTTTGTGTTGACCGTCCTCGCTTTGACAGGAAGCATGGAGAGAAtaaacaccatcatcgtgAATGTGACGATCACTGCGATTCTGCAAAGTGGTCTGTGAAGCTTCGTAGGGGGCAAAAGCACTGGACTATACTCGGACACGGTGAACCGGATCATGGACACGAAAGAGACCGTTTACATGATTCTGTCTCACTACTACACGGTGCTTACGAAATCGAGATACACTTTGAGCAGCCCAAGGCCaagtgggaggaggatgagcgacctgatcaCATACACACAGGGTTCGGCGTTAAATATTCTGGGCCGGACACCGAAGACTGCTCTATATTCATCCCTGCTCAAAACTTGTATATCAAGTCAAAGGATGGGCCGCTAGATATTCCGCGTGAAGAACAAGGCGGAAGTGCAGAAGACTTCGTGCGTAAGAGATACTTCAGCACAATTCGAGACATCCGTCGCACGTACCAAAGGGCATTCAAGGCTTTCCTGTTCGCTCACAGATTTTGTTTATCGACAGAGCCATGTGGATGCTGTCGCAGCACATCAGAGTTAGATTACATGCTTGACCACGAGGCCAATTTCTCTGGTGCCGCCTATTATCCAGGATCGTCGAGTTCTGAAACTCTCACAACTACGACGTCATCGGGACAGTACTTGACGCATCTTGCAAACTTTGACTTCAACTTCCTTCCAGTCAATGACGCGTATTACCCCCCTGATAGAAATCGGGATAATCGCGCTGGTCCCTCTCCGCAACGCAGCTCAGCCATGTTCGACTGGTGGGAACGTACATACGACTATCGCTGCTTGAGTCAGGAGATTGAGAGACTCAAAATATGTTATGGACCATTATGGAGGCTCTTTTTCGAATCATCAACTCAAGTAGCGACAGACACTGCCAGTCTGGTACGATATCTCGGTGTGGACTTGGGTTTGTCCAGTCTTACATTGACTTACTTTGAGAACAAGCCGGTCAAGTCCGCAGATCTCCAAGATGAGAGGTGGCCAATTCGTATATACCATGCCTGGAATGTCATCACTACTTTAAAGCAAGTTCTCAGCAGCAAAGCAACGCACGCAGCCCTTCCTGATTTATGGGCGTCTAATTCTCCAAGCACGACGCTGAATCATGGTGACCCAGCACCACAAAGAACTGGCAACCAGAATTTGATATACGTGGTGACCAAATCTCTGCTTCCAGATCAAGAGACGCCGCGGTTTGAGTCTCTGAAGAGTCTGAACGATTGCCTTAGACTTCGTGCGTATAATGCTCTTGTGGCGTATCTTTGTGGTCTAGGGAGAATGTCCATGAACTTCTTGACCACGAATAGCGAGGAGAGTGCTCCTATTGCACAAGATTCTAGCGATCTTTCCGCTCTACTACTGCAGGatcttgatgttggagtTTGTCAAACAGGTACTAGGATTGGTGAAGCCATTTCCTCGATTCAAAAGCTTGTCCAGCGCATCAAACTAGGTCTCGAACCTCAAATTACCCTGTCAAACACCTTTACCAAGTCGTGGGGTGCAAACTTTGGTTCATATAATTTGTTCCAGGCTTATGCCAAGCGGGTCATGTATCGCGAGAACTGGATTCAGTGGGAAGAGCTAGACGCAGCCAGTCAGTCCGATGCGGCCAAATTCCTGAAGCAAAGTTTCTCAGTTCGTGGCCTCTCTGTCCCGAATCCTTCGCCACCATTCGTTGGAGCGGGTAACAGCCTGCTTCCGAGAACTCATGGGTTAGATTCCACTCAAAGTATGGTTCTTGCTAGGCTGGGTACGTCAACAAAtctcgaagatgaaggcaTTAGCCTGATGGGAACCCCATACCGTTCTTCTCAGCCAACATTGTTGTCATCTCTCGCTTCTCAGCCTGACTCTCACACACCTGGCAGCTCTGAAGATCCCGGGAACGGCGGTGGAGGTACCGATGTCCCCAGACTCATGTCTTTGCTACCCGTGTCGGAGGATCAGCCAAGTATTCCCCTTTGGTTCCAAGCAGCAGTTAGACTAGGAACGTCCTTTATCCGAATTGCGGCAGCAGGGCTTCCCCCGGGAATGTGGCACAGTTGGGATGAGGACGATAATAGTGTCTCTCCGGTTCTGTGTCATTGTGGCAAATCCCATGCGCCGGCGGTGGACGAGTATTACTTCTGGCTCGAAAAGGGGCAGTACTTTGACTCCGCAGATGCAGTCAATGATGGAACTATCGGTGTGGTTCCTCCTGATCCAACAACTGATTGGGAGAGACCCGAGAAGTTACCGCCTCTACTACACTGGCAGAAACACTCTCAGGTATATTTGCATTGGACTCGAGTGCACTACGGAGAGTTTTCTCCTCCTAGGAGATCAACAGACAGCGTGCCGTCTAACGATGGTGGAGATGCGTTGAGTTTGACCTTCAGCGGCCGTCAACTTGACTCCTTACTCTTCAACTTATTCGGCGGGACTACAAAAGGTTTCCGTTACGACATGGCAACCGACTCTGCCGTTGCTACACCTCAAGTCGTTCCGGACACATTCCCTTCAACTTCAGGACCAGCCGGATTGGGAGCATATCCATCATTTGCGTATTTCAGCCCCGGCAGTCCGATCTTCCCAGTTTCAACATTTGGGTCCGCCCTTGCTATTTCAGGCTCCCTCCGTTCCCAATGCAAGTTTGATGAAGCCCTTGCCTGGTGCAAGTCGGTGTTTGATCCGTTGCAGCGGGAGAATACCTGGGCTCAGTGCAGACGGGAGGCCTCGGTGAGAATGTCGATGGAGCGATTTTCTTCCCACAATGCTACCGAGTTGGCCGAAAACCCCAGAGGCGGCGCGTCTATAGACAAGACTTGCTGCCCTACAAGTCCCGTCCAGGTTGGTATCGCTCGAGGGCGAGCCGCAGTGATGGAGTACATCCGCATATTGTTGCAATGGGGTGCCAAGCTTCACTGTTTAAATACAGTAGAGTCTTGTAAACAGGCATTGGTAGTACTTGATGAGGCTGTGAGACTTCTTGGTTCAAAGCCTGCATCTATTAATGCCAAAGTTTCTGACAGCGGAATACTGACGACTATATCGACATTTGTACCAGCTTCTGCACCGATCAATCCCGTGTTGCTTGAACTATATGAGCAAGTTTACGATCGCAGAGGCCTGATATACCGCTGTTTAGGTGCTCAGAGATTGAAGCAGCGCTCTAACCCATTCAACTGTTCTGTCAACGAGTCAATTCACGAAATTGACACTTGTAGCTGTGGGATAGGTCAGGGTCCTTGCTGTCTGCCATACAAATTCACATATTTACTCGCAAAGTCATACGAACTCACGTCAACTGTCAAGGCACTTGGACAAGGCCTTCTTATGGCCCTTGAAAAGGGAGACTCTGAATACCTCAGCTCCCTCCGCCAATCCCAAGAGAGGCAGCTCAACGAACTGACTCTAAGCAATAAACAAAACTCGTACCGTGAATCAGACTGGCAAGTTCAGGCACTAGACCAACAGCTTCAGGGTGCCCAGACTCGTCTCCGATACAACCAGCAACTTATCCAGAATGGCCTAAACGAAGGTGAAAACGCTTTTCTTTCAGGCACCACCGTTGCCATGCAGTCCCGTACCGCGGGCAACATCTCCGAAGGCATTGGCCAAGGCATGTCATTCATTCCAGACTTCACCATGGGAGGTGCTGGATTTGGAGGATCACCAGTAGCAATCTCCAAACTTCCACTGGGATCTAAACTTGCGCAGGTCTTCCAGGCTGCGGCTCGAATCATGAATGTGATAGGAGATATATCCAACACGAATGCCACCATAGGTAGTATGACAGGCGGATGGAATCGTAGAGCCGACGATTGGCAACATCAAGTAGATGTGATTACGATTGAGTTGCAGCAAATCAAGAGGCAGCAACTTGCTGCAGAACGTCGTCGCGACATTGCCCTCCGCGATCTGAACAATCACCAGTTGCAAATTGAGAACTCAGCAGAGATCGATGCTTTCTTGGCAGACAAGTTCTCCAAGCATGACTTATACCTGTTCTTGCAGCAAGAAACAGCTAGTCTGTACAGGAGGACGTTTGGTCTAGCGTGGCAAACGGTCCAAGAAGCACGGGAATCGTTGAAGCGAGAACGTCGTGACTTGGTGCCACAAGTGAATGCGGCTCTTCCTGCCGAGATTGGACCTTCGGGATGGAATACTCTCCGTGAAGGCCTAATGGCCGGCGAGAAGCTTGACACCGGGTTAAGAACACTCGAGAGAATGTATATGCGCGAAACAGGATGTCGAGAATACGAACTTGGCAAGTTTGTCTCGCTCCGTCTGAGCTTTCCCTTGGCGTTCCTGCAACTCAAGATGTTGGGATGGTGCGAATTCGAAATTCCAGAATGGATGCTTGACTTGGACTATCCAGGACATTACCTCCGGCGGATCAAGAACGTCTCAGTTACAATTCCATGCGTTGTCGGACCCTACGTCAACGTAAACTGTCGTCTTCAGCTCCTCGGAAGCAGCACGCGTCTTGAGCCGACTCTATCATCTGTACCAAACTGCTGCTGCAAGTCAAGCCGAAAATGCATTGTTCCTTTGGAAAAACGAGATCCATGCTCATCGAACTCATGGTCACCTCATTGTTCCAAACCAAGTGTATCAGAAACTTGCATAAGCGCCTACGAACACAATGACTCTCTTTCACGAGATTTTCTCGCCACAGAAGCCATTGCTACATCCTCAGGACAAAATGACAGCGGCGTCTTTGAACTATCCTTCCGTGATGATAAAGTCCGCGCACCGTTCGAATATGCTGGTGTGGCTGCCAGTCGGTGGAGAGTAGAGTTGCCACCGCGTAATAACTCATTCGATCTCGCGTCCCTGACAGATTTTGTCCTGCACCTTAATTACACGGCTAAAGAAGGCGGACCTGTGCTTCGTGAGGTGGCAGAAAGGGCCGCTTGGATGAGGTTACCAGGGGATGGTGTTCGATTCATCGATGTGCGGTCCGAATTCCCCACGACTTGGTACAGTGCATTTGAGGAGCCACACCatgagaagaagcagaggccAGGAAAGAAGAGCGACTGCCGCGAAGAGAAACGACATTGCGGGAGAAGAAAGGaccattgtcgtcgtcttcctctccagctgAGCAGGCGGTCATTCCCGTTTCTAACTGGCAAACGAGATGTTATTGTTACTGGTGTCCAGCTATTCATTGACGCCACGCAACCATGTAAGCTCGGCGCCCATTTTCCCGTTGAGTTTATGCCAAGGGGGGGCTGTccagatgatggcaaggtgTTTGAGTGTCGGTCATCCGAGCACACACCGGGTTTCTTCCATGGGGAATTAAAGAACGTTCGTCTTGGGCCGTTGTGCGGCGATCAGACGGAAGATTTGGCGACATTGGAGTTTCCAGAAATTCTGGGAGAAGCATGTATTCGGGATGTGTATTTCTTGTGTTCTTATGAAGCAGTTGACAGGGAATGTTGTTGA